The Thermoleophilia bacterium sequence GGGCGTCTCGGTGAAGGGGCTCGCGGCGGCGGAACCGCGACCGGCGAGCAGCTTCTTGGTGAGCGTGCCCGCCTTGACCGTCTCGCGCGGCAGAAAGGCGTGGAAGTTCGTGATGACAACCTTGGCGCGGTTGAGACGATCCATGAGCTCGACCGGAACCACGTCGAGCCTACGGTAGTAGTTGCCGCCATCGTTAGGCAGCAGCACGCGCAGGCGGTCACGAATGGTGATGCCCGGCGCCACGATGAGGAACGCGTCGCTGAACCGGGCATCCTGCGGCGCCTCGACCTTGTTGAGCGCGTGCCAGGCGATCAGCATCGCCATGACGACCGTCTTGCCGCTGCCTGTCGCCATCTTGAAGGCCACACGGTCTAGGCCTGGGTTGGCGCCCTCATTGGCCTCGTGCAGCCGTGTGAGCAGGTACGCGTTGCCGAGCTTGGGCGCGTATTCCGTGAGGAAGATGGCCGTCTCGACTGCCTCGACTTGGCAGAAGAAGAGCCGCCGGTCACGCCGCGGGTCGCGCCAGTACTCGAGGAGGCGGCGCGTGGTGCGTGTGATGCCGGGGTAGTAGCGGGCGCGCCAGTCCGCCACGGCAGTGCGCACCTCGTTGATGTAGTCGTTCTCGCGCAGCCGATCTTCGGTCCATTCCGTGCCGAGCTGGAGCTGTTTGCCCTTCTTTTTGGGCTGCGCGACGGGGATGAAGTAGGCGCTCGGGCGGCGCGACTCAACGATCTCACTCGTGATCCCGTCGTCGTCGAACTTGAAGTGGCGCCGCGGCTCGGCAAACGCTGAGTTGATCACCGGATTCTCAATCACGACTTCGCGCACGCCTGCCCCCGAGCGCCGTTCGGTTGCCGCCGCGGGTACCGGACCCGCAGCACGTCGCAGTCTATCGTCGATAGGTGACAGATCGGTATAGCCGGCGTTGTTCGTGCGAATACGCTCAGATCTCGGGGTGAGATTGGGGGTGAGGAGTACGCGGGACCCGCCGCGCGGGTGGCGATGTGCGTGTGTCGCCGACGGGGCTCGCAAGCTGACGTTCGAGAGCGGTGAAGGCGTGAATCACCTCCGGCGCCTCGAAGACGCGATTGCGCCTACCCACTGTGGCCTGCGCGAGCACTCCGGCCTCGACCAGACGCGCTATCGCCTGGTTGGTGGCCTGCTCACTGCGCCCGACGAGCTCGGCGGCGCTCTGCACAGTGAGAATTGGCGCCCCCGGCAGGCGCCGTACGAGCAGATCGAGCGCCGAGTGAGCTCGCACCCTACCGAGGCGTTCACGCCAGCCCCGCTCCAGCAGGCGCACTCTCTCCTCGAACGCGTCGGCATCGGCAACCGCCCGCCTCGTCGCGGCTGCAAACAGCGCGATCCAGCGGTTCAGCCCCTGATGCGCAGCGTCCGAGTTCGCTGAGCCCTCATGACGCGTCGCCGTGAGTGCGGCAATGTACTCCCTGGACCAGGTGGCGAGGATCAGGGAGACCGGCGGCACAACGTGAGTCACAACACCTCGGCGCCGCAGCAGC is a genomic window containing:
- a CDS encoding DEAD/DEAH box helicase family protein, whose amino-acid sequence is MREVVIENPVINSAFAEPRRHFKFDDDGITSEIVESRRPSAYFIPVAQPKKKGKQLQLGTEWTEDRLRENDYINEVRTAVADWRARYYPGITRTTRRLLEYWRDPRRDRRLFFCQVEAVETAIFLTEYAPKLGNAYLLTRLHEANEGANPGLDRVAFKMATGSGKTVVMAMLIAWHALNKVEAPQDARFSDAFLIVAPGITIRDRLRVLLPNDGGNYYRRLDVVPVELMDRLNRAKVVITNFHAFLPRETVKAGTLTKKLLAGRGSAAASPFTETP